The following are encoded together in the Cicer arietinum cultivar CDC Frontier isolate Library 1 chromosome 2, Cicar.CDCFrontier_v2.0, whole genome shotgun sequence genome:
- the LOC140919411 gene encoding uncharacterized mitochondrial protein AtMg00820-like, giving the protein MVEEIDEIEKNQTWYLTDLPPKQKQIGVKWVYNLKLNPDGTIAKYKARLVTKGFLQRAGIDYSGMEYGVYVKHSTLNGESEMILLCLYVDDLLVTGSSSKAITEFKKIMKDEFEMTDLGKLNYFMGMEFAETEEGLLTHQKKYAREILR; this is encoded by the exons ATGGTGGAAGAGATcgatgaaattgagaagaatCAAACATGGTACTTGACAGATTTGCCTCCAAAACAGAAGCAGATTGGAGTGAAATGGGTCTACAACTTGAAGTTGAATCCAGATGGAACAATTGCTAAgtacaaagctagattggttaCCAAGGGATTCCTACAAAGAGCGGGCATAGACTATTCTGGAA TGGAATATGGAGTTTATGTAAAGCATTCCACACTGAATGGAGAATCtgaaatgatattgttgtgcctatatgttgatgacttaTTGGTGACTGGCAGCAGCAGCAAGGCAATTACAGAATTCAAGAAAATCATGAAGGATGAGTTCGAAATGACAGACTTGGGAAAATTGAACTACTTTATGGGAATGGAGTTTGCTGAAACTGAAGAAGGTCTACTGACGCATCAAAAGAAGTATGCTAGAGAAATCCTGAGATGA